A region from the Diorhabda sublineata isolate icDioSubl1.1 chromosome X, icDioSubl1.1, whole genome shotgun sequence genome encodes:
- the LOC130451581 gene encoding tetraspanin-9-like: MGTGTGIEGGLRRRMPLSRRTGGGGAAAGASGVSARAMRYYRLWIYTCNTALLAGALAFSGAAARTVLFDFRRSLIPSLTLYQPSFLYAYLALLTQGGALQLLGCVAALRLSEKLLNAYWLLLLVLLFGDVVLGAFWAFRFERVCQELRPALRIKFYQEYGTNGEFTEVWNRMQSDHSCCGVTGPDDYNSSVLQMQIPVSCCLKPPRNVNSTCGDAEHLHHTNGCDERLLAYLRSTASLLAILGYCVLAFLKMCFLGILRYEIREMIQKIRILRTELELPNVNGVVPGSLRAESAESERESLLVRPESAALLSSPPAQTKNPNGNNNYEMREYRSRENI; this comes from the exons ATGGGAACTGGCACTGGGATTGAGGGGGGGCTACGGAGGCGAATGCCGTTGAGCAGACGAACTGGCGGAGGCGGAGCGGCTGCTG GTGCCTCAGGTGTCAGCGCTAGGGCGATGCGCTACTACCGCCTCTGGATTTACACTTGCAACACAGCTTTGTTGGCGGGAGCGTTGGCGTTCAGCGGGGCGGCCGCCAGAACTGTACTCTTCGATTTCCGTCGATCACTCATCCCATCACTCACGCTGTACCAACCATCGTTCTTGTACGCTTACTTAGCGCTCCTCACACAAGGGGGCGCGCTACAATTGCTAGGCTGCGTTGCTGCACTTCGATTATCCGAGAAATTGTTGAACGCTTATTGGTTATTATTGTTAGTACTGTTGTTCGGAGACGTAGTGTTGGGCGCCTTTTGGGCGTTTAGATTCGAAAGAGTGTGTCAAGAACTTAGGCCGGCACTGCGCATCAAGTTTTATCAGGAGTACGGGACCAACGGAGAGTTTACAGAAGTGTGGAACAG aaTGCAATCGGACCATAGTTGTTGTGGGGTAACGGGTCCCGACGATTACAATAGCAGTGTTCTCCAAATGCAGATCCCAGTGAGTTGCTGTCTAAAACCACCAAGGAACGTGAACAGCACCTGCGGGGACGCAGAACACCTGCACCATACGAACGGTTGCGATGAAAGACTGCTAGCGTATTTAAGATCGACTGCATCATTGCTAGCCATACTTGGTTACTGCGTATTAGCCTTCCTCAAAATGTGCTTCCTAG gTATCCTGCGTTACGAAATCCGCGAAATGATCCAAAAGATTCGCATACTTCGAACAGAGCTGGAGCTGCCTAACGTGAACGGCGTCGTCCCAGGTTCACTTAGGGCGGAAAGTGCCGAAAGTGAGAGGGAATCTCTCTTGGTGCGACCCGAGAGTGCCGCTTTACTCTCTTCACCTCCAGCTCAGACAAAAAATCCTAATGGAAACAACAACTACGAAATGAGAGAATATAG AAGTCGTGAAAATATATGA
- the LOC130450821 gene encoding DNA replication complex GINS protein SLD5 — translation MTESNEDFSFDIDDVSINSEEQVQITPAEVIELIEEAWINEKFAPEILPHKSEIVEIILDQISNMEENIKNLCSTDFTKIIYQLEVDRLRFLVSSYLRTRLEKIEIHVNHILGEEAKRIDKRSDLYLSHEELKFAKEFSFTMEQYFDKLMRFYPGVPSETWSNQIVEPNNNSFVFLKSKNRVEGVLIDKNATDSDLIDFDTGSQIIISYNSVSDLIKKSDVQLI, via the exons atgaCTGAAAGTAATGAAGATTTTAGTTTCGACATTGATGATGTTTCTATTAATTCGGAAGAACAAGTTCAAATAACTCCTGCAGAAGTAATCGAGTTAATTGAAGAAGCTtggataaatgaaaaatttgccCCAGAGATTCTTCCTCACAAATCAGAAATAGTAGAAATTATTCTAGATCAAATATCTAACatggaagaaaatataaaaaatctatgTAGCACAGATTTTACGAAAATTATTTACCAACTTGAAGTGGATAGGCTTCGTTTTTTAGTTTCTAGTTATTTAAGAACAAGACTAGAGAAAATAGAAATTCATGTAAACCATATATTAGGAGAAGAAGCTAAAAGAATAGATAAAAGGAGTGATCTGTACTTAAGTCATGAAGAACTTAAGTTTGCAAAGGAGTTTTCATTCA CTATGGAACAGTACTTTGACAAATTAATGAGGTTCTATCCTGGTGTACCATCAGAAACTTGGTCAAATCAAATTGTTGAaccaaataataatagttttgtatttttaaaatcaaaaaataggGTAGAAGGGGTATTGATTGATAAAAATGCTACAGACAgtgatttgattgattttgataCTGGAtctcaaataattatttcatataacaGTGTGtctgatttaataaaaaagagtGATGttcaattgatttaa